A stretch of the Polyangiaceae bacterium genome encodes the following:
- a CDS encoding ISAs1 family transposase produces the protein MLVKRFGDARLDEVRDPRNPRGRRWDLGSLLASALLGMVAGSRSLREVEQLTAELTPAVRAKLGIARRVPDTTLRDALAALEPDDVRPALHAATRAAQRRKALEPNGSPFGVVSLDGKATRVPAADDFFAQRQTAPAEARLLGLVRTVTATLTSSTERPVIDVVPIPASTNEMGMFQRCLCALMRTYARSDLFRLVTYDAGACSRENARAVRDLGLHYLFAVKSTQPSLHTEAVRWLCGLEPDQAAASSTDLHHGRSVVRRIYLGEALAAPEGWEHLRTVLRVEVETLDSKGVRVASDNRYFVSSLPRSRLSEVQWLLVVRRHWGVETAHQLLDGAFAEDHHPWIEQNPRATVVVMVLRRIAYTLLALWRGVTLRSDEQRRRPWRDLMRDIWLCTVKATAETPRNSSDRRLPPAPA, from the coding sequence ATGCTCGTCAAACGCTTCGGCGACGCGCGCCTCGACGAGGTCCGCGACCCGCGCAACCCACGCGGGCGTCGCTGGGATCTCGGCAGTTTGCTCGCCAGCGCGCTGCTCGGGATGGTGGCCGGGAGCAGGAGCCTGCGCGAGGTCGAGCAGCTGACCGCGGAGCTCACGCCCGCGGTGCGCGCGAAGCTCGGAATCGCACGTCGTGTTCCGGACACTACGTTGCGCGACGCGCTCGCGGCGCTCGAGCCCGACGACGTCCGCCCGGCCCTGCACGCTGCGACTCGCGCCGCCCAGCGCCGCAAGGCGCTCGAGCCCAACGGCTCACCCTTCGGCGTCGTCTCGCTCGACGGCAAGGCGACCCGTGTGCCTGCCGCCGACGACTTCTTCGCCCAGCGTCAGACGGCGCCGGCCGAGGCGCGCCTGCTCGGCCTGGTCAGGACCGTCACGGCCACGCTGACCAGCTCCACCGAGCGACCCGTCATCGATGTCGTCCCGATCCCGGCCAGCACCAACGAGATGGGCATGTTTCAGCGCTGTCTCTGCGCCTTGATGCGGACCTACGCGCGCAGCGACCTGTTTCGCCTCGTCACCTACGACGCCGGCGCGTGCTCCAGAGAGAACGCTCGGGCGGTGCGCGACCTCGGCCTTCACTACCTGTTCGCCGTCAAGAGCACCCAACCCTCCCTCCACACCGAGGCCGTGCGCTGGCTGTGTGGCCTGGAGCCTGACCAGGCCGCCGCCTCCAGCACGGATCTCCACCACGGTCGCTCCGTCGTGCGGCGCATCTACCTCGGTGAAGCCCTTGCCGCGCCGGAAGGTTGGGAGCATCTCAGGACCGTGCTCCGCGTCGAGGTCGAGACGCTCGATTCCAAGGGCGTCCGGGTCGCGAGCGACAACCGCTACTTCGTTTCCAGCTTGCCGCGCTCTCGACTCAGCGAGGTCCAATGGCTGCTCGTCGTGCGCCGCCACTGGGGCGTCGAGACTGCCCATCAGCTTCTCGATGGCGCCTTCGCCGAGGACCATCATCCGTGGATCGAACAGAACCCGCGAGCCACGGTCGTCGTGATGGTGCTGCGGCGCATCGCATACACGCTGCTCGCGCTCTGGCGCGGGGTGACTTTGCGCAGCGACGAACAGCGTAGGCGGCCCTGGCGCGACCTGATGCGCGACATCTGGCTCTGCACAGTCAAGGCCACCGCAGAGACCCCTCGAAACTCGAGTGACCGCCGGCTCCCGCCGGCGCCTGCGTGA
- a CDS encoding HNH endonuclease, with protein sequence MFPFHATPPTAIPRLRQTGSEFLRLGRTVYFDACSSLFAYCTERLGYSEDSATKRVRVARLAQQFPQVLDDLASGELHLTGLFLLSGHLTDDNAEQLLAEARGKSKRQLEELLARWFPRPAVPPTITPVTPEPVQGQLSTWSGAGTPAPPAQAPRPRVEPLSPESVRVEFSAHAAFRDKLEQARALLSHTVPSGDLATILERALDLLIERETKRRAGAGKPRKRRETKPGSRHVPVEVQRAVRERDGDQCTFTDAEGRRCSATRFLTIEHIDPFAKGGPTTVDNCCLLCRPHNAHRARQVFGEDHIQNEISEARARRRQSTPPAPPAPTPAPEGGVSEKVLGALVRMGFKRADARRAVEQARLCEVEPLLEPMLRATLAILTP encoded by the coding sequence TTGTTCCCGTTCCACGCCACACCACCGACAGCGATTCCGCGACTGCGGCAGACCGGAAGCGAGTTCCTCCGGCTCGGCCGGACTGTCTATTTCGATGCGTGTTCCTCCCTCTTCGCCTACTGCACCGAGCGCCTCGGCTATTCCGAGGACAGCGCGACCAAGCGTGTGCGTGTGGCCCGCCTGGCCCAGCAGTTCCCCCAGGTGCTCGATGACCTCGCCAGCGGCGAGCTCCACCTGACGGGGCTGTTCCTGCTCTCCGGCCACCTGACGGACGACAACGCCGAGCAGCTCCTCGCCGAGGCGCGAGGGAAGTCCAAGCGACAGCTCGAGGAGCTGCTCGCCCGCTGGTTCCCGCGGCCGGCCGTGCCGCCGACCATCACCCCGGTCACGCCCGAGCCGGTACAAGGGCAGTTGTCCACATGGTCCGGGGCAGGTACCCCGGCCCCGCCGGCCCAGGCGCCTCGCCCTCGCGTCGAGCCGCTCTCGCCGGAGAGCGTTCGCGTGGAATTCAGCGCCCACGCTGCGTTCCGCGACAAGCTCGAGCAGGCCCGGGCGCTGCTCAGCCACACGGTGCCCAGCGGCGACCTCGCGACGATCCTCGAGCGCGCGCTGGACCTGCTCATCGAGCGGGAGACGAAGCGCCGCGCCGGCGCGGGCAAGCCCCGCAAGCGCCGCGAGACGAAGCCGGGCTCGCGGCACGTTCCGGTGGAAGTCCAGCGAGCGGTCAGGGAGCGGGACGGCGACCAGTGCACCTTCACCGACGCCGAAGGGCGGCGGTGTTCGGCGACGCGCTTCTTGACCATCGAGCACATCGACCCGTTCGCGAAGGGCGGGCCCACGACGGTGGACAACTGCTGCTTGCTTTGCAGACCTCACAACGCCCACCGAGCGCGCCAGGTCTTCGGTGAGGACCACATCCAGAACGAGATCTCGGAGGCGCGAGCGAGGCGAAGACAGAGCACGCCACCGGCGCCACCAGCGCCGACGCCCGCGCCCGAGGGCGGCGTGTCCGAAAAGGTGCTCGGAGCGCTGGTTCGGATGGGGTTCAAGCGAGCGGACGCGCGGCGAGCCGTCGAGCAAGCGCGCCTCTGCGAGGTGGAGCCGCTGCTCGAGCCGATGCTTCGCGCGACGCTCGCCATTCTCACACCGTGA
- a CDS encoding CBS domain-containing protein — translation MLKVEDIMTKNVMTVAPGTKLDDLAWGLTQKGVSGAPVQDAGGHILGLVTKSDLADPARPNKLHGATAEDVMSPFVFAVNAGDPVLDAAKRMVETGSHRLVVVNAEGHLAGIVSTMDVVRALVSGKLGG, via the coding sequence ATGCTCAAGGTCGAAGACATCATGACCAAGAACGTGATGACGGTCGCTCCGGGCACGAAGCTCGACGATCTGGCCTGGGGGCTGACGCAGAAGGGCGTGAGCGGCGCTCCCGTACAGGACGCGGGCGGTCACATCCTGGGGCTCGTGACCAAGAGCGATCTCGCGGACCCCGCCCGCCCCAACAAGCTCCACGGGGCGACCGCCGAGGACGTGATGAGCCCGTTCGTCTTCGCAGTGAACGCCGGCGACCCGGTGCTCGACGCGGCCAAGCGCATGGTCGAGACGGGCAGCCATCGGCTGGTCGTGGTGAACGCGGAGGGGCACCTGGCGGGTATCGTCTCGACCATGGACGTGGTGCGCGCGCTGGTCTCGGGCAAGCTCGGCGGGTGA
- a CDS encoding S-(hydroxymethyl)glutathione dehydrogenase/class III alcohol dehydrogenase translates to MDVRAAVAREAGKPLSIETVRLEGPKDGEVLVELRATGVCHTDEYTLSGKDSEGIFPSILGHEGAGVVLEVGRGVTSVVPGDHVIPLYTPECRQCEYCLNPKTNLCQAIRATQGKGLMPDGTSRFSAGGEPIFHYMGTSTFASHTVLPEIAVAKIRKDAPFEKVCYIGCGVTTGVGAVIHTAKVEPGSKVVVFGLGGIGLNVVQGARLVGADMIVGVDVNPARKAIAEKFGMTHFVNPKEVGGDLVAYLVSLTGGGADYSFECVGDVTLMRQALECCHKGWGESIIIGVAPAGAEISTRPFQLVTGRVWRGSAFGGARGRTDVPKIVDWYMDGKLDIDSLITHTLPLERINEAFDLMHAGKSIRTVVTY, encoded by the coding sequence ATGGACGTTCGCGCTGCCGTGGCCCGAGAGGCGGGCAAACCCCTGAGCATCGAGACCGTGCGGCTCGAAGGACCCAAGGACGGCGAGGTGTTGGTGGAGCTCCGCGCCACCGGCGTGTGCCACACCGACGAGTACACGCTGAGCGGCAAGGACTCGGAGGGCATCTTCCCGAGCATCCTGGGTCACGAAGGCGCGGGCGTCGTGCTCGAGGTCGGTCGCGGCGTGACCAGCGTCGTCCCCGGCGATCACGTCATCCCGCTCTACACGCCGGAGTGCCGCCAGTGCGAGTACTGCCTGAACCCGAAGACCAACCTGTGTCAGGCCATTCGCGCCACGCAAGGCAAGGGCCTGATGCCGGACGGCACCAGCCGCTTCTCGGCGGGTGGCGAGCCGATCTTCCACTACATGGGCACCAGCACCTTCGCCAGCCACACCGTGCTGCCCGAGATCGCCGTGGCGAAGATCCGCAAGGACGCGCCATTCGAGAAGGTCTGCTACATCGGCTGCGGAGTCACCACCGGCGTCGGGGCGGTGATCCACACCGCCAAAGTGGAGCCGGGCTCCAAGGTCGTGGTGTTCGGTCTGGGCGGCATCGGGCTCAACGTGGTGCAAGGCGCTCGCCTGGTCGGCGCGGACATGATCGTGGGCGTCGATGTGAACCCGGCGCGCAAGGCCATCGCCGAGAAGTTCGGCATGACGCACTTCGTGAACCCCAAGGAGGTCGGCGGCGATCTGGTGGCCTACCTGGTGAGCCTCACCGGAGGCGGCGCCGACTACAGCTTCGAGTGCGTGGGCGACGTGACGCTGATGCGACAGGCCCTGGAGTGCTGTCACAAGGGCTGGGGCGAGTCGATCATCATCGGCGTGGCGCCGGCCGGCGCGGAGATCTCCACCCGGCCGTTCCAGCTGGTCACGGGGCGCGTCTGGCGCGGCAGCGCGTTCGGCGGCGCGCGCGGTCGCACCGACGTGCCCAAGATCGTGGACTGGTACATGGACGGCAAGCTGGACATCGACAGCCTGATCACCCACACCCTGCCCCTCGAGCGAATCAACGAGGCCTTCGACCTGATGCACGCCGGAAAGTCCATCCGGACCGTGGTGACCTACTAG
- a CDS encoding 2-hydroxychromene-2-carboxylate isomerase produces the protein MVTFFFDFISPYAYLAWWRVLEIADRHGRDLEPVPVLFAGLLQAHGTRGPAEVPARRRYLMKDVVRIAHDFSVPIDAPFAHPFNPLLALRLSSLPMSPSERRALISALFRATWAERRAVVEPAVVAEILAAAGLPRELLGRAAEPDAKQRVREQTERAIALGVFGVPTAAVGAELFWGTDSLPHLERFLSGADPVPVDLLERWAALPAQAVRRS, from the coding sequence GTGGTGACCTTCTTCTTCGACTTCATCTCCCCCTACGCTTACCTGGCGTGGTGGCGCGTGCTGGAAATCGCGGACCGGCATGGGCGAGACCTGGAGCCGGTTCCCGTGCTGTTCGCCGGGCTGCTTCAGGCCCACGGCACCCGAGGTCCGGCGGAGGTCCCGGCTCGCCGGCGTTACTTGATGAAGGACGTGGTGCGCATCGCCCACGACTTCTCCGTGCCCATCGACGCGCCGTTCGCGCACCCGTTCAACCCGCTCTTGGCGCTCAGGCTCAGCTCCCTGCCGATGTCGCCCAGCGAGCGCCGTGCGCTGATCTCGGCGCTCTTCCGCGCGACCTGGGCGGAGCGCCGGGCGGTGGTGGAGCCGGCCGTGGTCGCGGAGATTCTGGCGGCCGCCGGCCTACCGAGGGAGCTCCTGGGCCGCGCCGCCGAGCCGGACGCCAAGCAGCGCGTGCGCGAGCAGACCGAGCGTGCCATCGCGCTCGGCGTGTTCGGCGTCCCCACCGCGGCCGTCGGTGCCGAGCTGTTCTGGGGCACGGACTCGCTCCCGCACCTCGAGCGCTTCCTCTCCGGCGCTGACCCTGTGCCGGTCGATCTGCTGGAGCGCTGGGCAGCGCTGCCGGCGCAGGCCGTGCGCAGGAGCTAG
- the glgX gene encoding glycogen debranching protein GlgX, translating into MSPPAIEHRTGKTVSAGHFHPLGATPGADGVNFALYSREASQVFLLLFDGPDGPPTDVIRLPRRTRFIFHGFVHGVRPGQLYAYRVCGPFEPAHGLRFNEHKLLLDPYARAFTGKARNVENLLLAYDPYSPARDLSLDTRDSGSVLPKCVVVDDTFDWAGDEPPDIPFEQLVIYEVHVKGFTAHPSSGARQAGTYLGFIDKIPHLVELGVNAVELLPVHEHYVDDFLVRLGLTNYWGYNTLGFFAPESSYAWGKQPGAAVYEMKTLVRELHRAGIEVILDVVYNHSAEGNELGPTLSFRGIDNRTYYLLTGDATAPGRHYVNLSGCGNSMNLADPAVIRLVMDSLRYWVEVMHVDGFRFDLASVLGREEGTFRAAASFFDAISQDPVLSRVKLIAEPWDLGTYQVGNFPVDWSEWNGRFRDTLRRFAKGDSGQLQEVGARLTGSQDLYGEDGRTPYNSVNFITCHDGFTLWDLVSYDHKHNEANGEDNRDGSNDNHSWNSGVEGETDDPAVNALRRQIAKNHVCHLLFSAGTPMLLGGDEFLRTQRGNNNAYCQDNELSWYDWSLRDENAGFFRFVQRAIHFMRKYPVLARRSHFSGRDQNMNQEPDIRWYGQNLDEPAWSDPEARTVAYQLDGTEAELGAGNYFLFVILNADHQMRGVKLPKVEGYAWHRVVDTSLPEGSDFVDDGHEVLLVPQEEYLVSPRSTVVLLGRAPGR; encoded by the coding sequence ATGTCGCCGCCCGCGATCGAGCACCGAACCGGCAAGACGGTCAGCGCCGGCCACTTTCACCCGCTCGGGGCAACGCCGGGGGCCGACGGCGTCAACTTCGCGCTCTACAGCCGCGAGGCCAGCCAGGTCTTCCTCCTGCTCTTCGACGGCCCGGACGGGCCACCGACCGACGTCATCCGCCTGCCACGGCGCACGCGCTTCATCTTCCACGGCTTCGTCCACGGAGTCCGGCCCGGGCAGCTGTACGCGTACCGAGTGTGCGGTCCCTTCGAGCCTGCCCACGGCTTGCGCTTCAACGAGCACAAGCTGCTCCTCGACCCTTATGCCAGGGCGTTCACCGGCAAGGCCCGGAACGTCGAGAACCTGCTGCTCGCCTACGACCCGTACTCGCCTGCGCGCGATCTGTCGCTCGACACCCGGGACTCCGGCTCGGTCCTGCCGAAGTGCGTCGTGGTGGACGACACCTTCGACTGGGCCGGCGACGAGCCGCCCGACATCCCGTTCGAACAGCTCGTCATCTACGAGGTCCACGTGAAGGGCTTCACGGCCCACCCCTCGTCGGGCGCGCGACAGGCGGGCACCTACCTCGGGTTCATCGACAAGATCCCCCACTTGGTCGAGCTCGGGGTGAACGCCGTCGAGCTCCTACCCGTCCACGAGCACTACGTGGACGACTTCCTGGTGCGCCTGGGCCTGACCAACTACTGGGGCTACAACACCCTCGGTTTCTTCGCCCCGGAGAGCTCGTACGCTTGGGGTAAACAGCCCGGCGCGGCGGTGTACGAGATGAAGACGCTGGTGCGCGAGCTGCACCGCGCGGGCATCGAGGTGATCCTGGACGTGGTCTACAACCACTCCGCGGAGGGCAACGAGCTCGGCCCCACGCTCTCGTTCCGCGGCATCGACAACCGCACGTATTACCTGCTCACCGGCGACGCCACGGCGCCCGGCCGCCACTACGTGAACCTGAGCGGCTGCGGCAACAGCATGAACCTGGCGGACCCTGCCGTGATCCGCCTGGTGATGGACTCGCTCCGCTACTGGGTGGAGGTGATGCACGTGGACGGCTTCCGCTTCGACCTGGCGTCGGTGCTCGGACGTGAAGAGGGCACCTTCCGCGCCGCCGCCTCGTTCTTCGACGCCATCTCGCAAGATCCGGTGCTCTCCCGCGTGAAGCTGATCGCCGAGCCCTGGGATCTCGGGACCTACCAGGTCGGGAACTTCCCGGTTGACTGGTCGGAGTGGAACGGGCGCTTCCGCGACACGCTGCGCCGCTTCGCGAAGGGGGACTCGGGGCAGCTCCAGGAGGTCGGCGCCCGCCTGACCGGCTCGCAGGATCTGTACGGCGAGGACGGGCGCACGCCCTACAACAGCGTCAACTTCATCACTTGCCACGACGGCTTCACGCTCTGGGATCTGGTCTCGTACGACCACAAGCACAACGAGGCGAACGGCGAGGACAACCGCGACGGCTCGAACGACAACCACTCCTGGAACTCGGGTGTCGAGGGCGAGACCGACGACCCGGCCGTGAACGCCTTGCGCCGCCAGATCGCGAAGAACCACGTCTGCCACCTGCTGTTCTCGGCCGGGACGCCGATGTTGCTCGGCGGGGACGAGTTTCTGCGCACGCAGCGCGGCAACAACAACGCCTACTGCCAGGACAACGAGCTGTCCTGGTACGACTGGTCGCTGCGCGACGAGAACGCCGGCTTCTTCCGCTTCGTGCAGAGGGCCATCCACTTCATGCGCAAGTACCCGGTGCTCGCGCGGCGCAGCCACTTCTCGGGTCGCGACCAGAACATGAACCAGGAGCCGGACATCCGCTGGTACGGACAGAACCTGGACGAGCCGGCGTGGTCCGATCCGGAGGCGCGGACCGTGGCCTACCAGCTCGACGGCACGGAGGCCGAGCTCGGCGCGGGCAACTACTTCCTGTTCGTGATCCTGAACGCGGACCACCAGATGCGCGGCGTGAAGCTGCCCAAGGTCGAGGGCTACGCCTGGCACCGCGTGGTGGACACCAGCCTGCCCGAGGGCTCCGACTTCGTGGACGACGGCCACGAGGTGTTGCTCGTGCCCCAAGAAGAGTACCTGGTGTCCCCGCGCAGCACGGTCGTGTTGCTCGGGCGTGCGCCGGGTCGGTGA
- the cls gene encoding cardiolipin synthase, with amino-acid sequence MQLEGGQSLITALTIVEAIYVVLLCGWILLEKRSPAATLAWIFGLIALPIAGFFIYFFLGPRRIRRRRLKRLRARDAVAHPELQARALSSHDPGTALDASQLVHLVEAVNKAPLGVATKSELLVDGAATYAAILEAIAGAREHVHVLYYILEPDETGRALRDALLERARAGVKVRVLVDAVGSARARRKSGFFAPLRQAGAEVGVFNPVGPAALWGRVLNFRNHRKIVVVDGRVGFTGGINITNEENPAHSERAWRDTHLRLEGPCVGQLQLVFLEDWCYALGSAPTDPSLFPPLPAEEGDLVQILDSGPDKEHETIKSAFFAAIGAAAARVWLSTPYFIPDEAMAFSLKSAALRGVDVRVLLPKQSDSRLVTAAGRSHYDDLLRSGVRIFEYQPRMLHAKTLLVDDWLAAVGTANFDNRSFRLNFEVTALVYGKKLAGALAATFEEDLKVAKHISTASRLRLPLADRLFEGGARVFSPLL; translated from the coding sequence ATGCAGCTCGAGGGGGGCCAGTCCCTGATCACGGCGCTGACGATCGTCGAGGCGATCTACGTGGTGCTCCTGTGCGGCTGGATCCTGCTGGAGAAGCGCAGCCCAGCCGCGACCCTGGCCTGGATCTTCGGCCTCATCGCGCTGCCCATCGCCGGCTTCTTCATCTACTTCTTCCTGGGGCCGCGCCGCATCCGGCGCCGGCGGTTGAAGCGCCTGCGGGCGCGGGACGCCGTGGCACACCCTGAGCTCCAGGCCAGAGCGCTGTCGAGCCACGACCCCGGCACGGCGCTGGACGCCTCGCAGCTCGTGCACCTGGTCGAGGCCGTCAACAAGGCGCCGCTCGGCGTCGCGACCAAGAGCGAGCTCCTGGTGGACGGCGCGGCGACCTACGCCGCGATCCTCGAGGCCATCGCCGGCGCTCGTGAGCACGTGCACGTGCTGTATTACATCCTGGAGCCGGACGAGACCGGGCGGGCGCTGCGCGACGCCTTGCTCGAGCGCGCCCGCGCGGGAGTGAAGGTCAGAGTGCTGGTGGACGCGGTGGGCTCCGCGCGCGCGCGGCGGAAGTCGGGCTTCTTCGCGCCGCTACGGCAAGCCGGCGCCGAGGTCGGAGTGTTCAACCCGGTGGGACCTGCCGCGCTCTGGGGGCGCGTGCTGAACTTCCGCAACCACCGCAAGATCGTGGTCGTGGACGGGCGCGTCGGCTTCACCGGCGGAATCAACATCACGAACGAGGAGAACCCGGCGCACAGCGAGCGAGCCTGGCGCGACACGCACCTCCGGCTCGAGGGCCCGTGCGTGGGCCAGCTCCAGCTCGTGTTCCTGGAAGACTGGTGCTACGCGCTGGGAAGCGCGCCGACCGATCCATCGCTCTTCCCTCCGTTACCGGCCGAGGAAGGCGATCTGGTTCAGATCCTGGACTCGGGGCCGGACAAAGAACACGAGACGATCAAGAGCGCGTTCTTCGCCGCCATCGGCGCGGCTGCGGCCCGAGTTTGGCTCAGCACGCCGTATTTCATCCCCGACGAGGCGATGGCGTTCTCGCTCAAGTCGGCCGCGCTGCGCGGCGTGGACGTGCGGGTGCTCTTGCCCAAGCAGAGCGACTCGCGCTTGGTCACGGCAGCCGGGCGCTCGCACTACGACGACCTCCTGCGCTCGGGCGTGCGCATCTTCGAGTACCAACCTCGGATGCTCCACGCGAAGACCCTGCTGGTGGACGACTGGCTCGCCGCCGTCGGCACCGCCAACTTCGACAACCGCAGCTTCCGCCTGAATTTCGAGGTCACCGCGCTGGTCTACGGGAAGAAGCTCGCCGGCGCGCTGGCCGCAACGTTCGAGGAGGATCTGAAGGTCGCCAAGCACATCAGCACGGCGAGCCGGTTGCGCCTGCCGCTCGCGGACCGCCTCTTCGAGGGGGGCGCCCGGGTCTTTTCACCGTTATTGTGA
- a CDS encoding GcvT family protein, protein MSDPVLPQHARVVVIGGGVIGCSVAYHLAQLGFGEILLLERDRVTSGTTWHAAGLMVTFGSTSETSTEMRKYTRDLYSRLEAETGLATGFEPVGFIELATEPDRLEEYRRVAAFNRHCGVDVHEISGREVKELFPLAKTDDVLAGFYVKGDGRVNPVDVTMALAKGARLKGAMVIEGVTVTGLLTKRGVVTGVSTDRGDVQAEYVVNCAGMWARQLAEKSGVNVPLQAAEHYYLITDKVPGLDKSFPVIEDPASHGYYREEVGGLMIGLFEPVCAPWKVEGVPDDFSFGEITPDWDRMGPYVEKAMQRVPISLEVGIRKFFCGPESFTPDLLPVVGEAPELRNYFVAAGLNSIGILTGGGLGRVVAHWIANGRPDVDVTGMNIDRLHGYQANPEYRRTRTVESLGMVYQCHYPTRSMLTARGAKKSAIYDRLAARGAYFRDVSGWEGADWYAPEGAEPKVEKLSWGRQSWFEYWAAEHRATREGVILMDMSFMAKFWVEGRDAGRFLSFLSANDVDGPSGLITYTQWLNAGGTLEADLTVTKLGDERYWVVASDTAHRHVLTWMRRHVPEGAQTFVSDVTSGYAQINVQGPRSRELMQAVTTADLSNEAFPFRSAREIDIGFARALCVRITYLGELGYELYIPTEQATHVYDRLVEAGKRLELRHAGLKALASLRMEKGYRDYGHDIDNTDSVLEAGLGFAVALDKPGGFLGREAVLAKKAEGPLRRRIVQILVTDPEPLMFHAEVVFRSGKPVGYIRAASYGHTLGGAVGLAMIEAGEPVTQAYLDDGKWEVDIAGRLYPAVASMKPLYDPGMKRVRA, encoded by the coding sequence ATGTCCGACCCGGTCTTGCCGCAGCATGCGCGCGTCGTCGTGATCGGCGGCGGCGTCATCGGCTGCTCCGTCGCCTACCACCTGGCCCAACTGGGCTTCGGCGAGATCTTGCTGCTGGAGCGCGATCGCGTCACCTCGGGGACCACCTGGCACGCGGCCGGGTTGATGGTGACGTTCGGCTCCACCTCCGAGACCTCGACGGAGATGCGCAAATACACCCGCGATCTCTACAGCCGGCTGGAAGCCGAGACGGGGCTCGCCACCGGCTTCGAGCCGGTCGGCTTCATCGAGCTCGCCACCGAGCCGGATCGCCTCGAGGAGTACCGCCGGGTCGCCGCCTTCAACCGGCACTGCGGCGTGGATGTGCACGAGATCTCCGGCCGAGAGGTGAAGGAGCTCTTTCCGCTCGCCAAGACGGACGACGTGCTGGCGGGCTTCTACGTGAAGGGCGACGGGCGGGTGAACCCCGTGGACGTGACCATGGCCCTGGCCAAGGGCGCTCGGCTGAAGGGCGCCATGGTCATCGAAGGCGTCACCGTCACGGGGCTCCTCACGAAGCGCGGCGTGGTGACCGGCGTTTCGACCGACCGCGGCGACGTTCAGGCGGAGTACGTCGTCAACTGCGCCGGCATGTGGGCGCGCCAGCTGGCCGAGAAGTCCGGCGTGAACGTGCCGCTGCAGGCAGCCGAGCACTACTACCTGATCACCGACAAGGTGCCGGGCCTCGACAAGTCGTTCCCGGTGATCGAGGACCCGGCCTCCCACGGCTACTACCGCGAGGAGGTCGGCGGGCTGATGATCGGCCTGTTCGAGCCGGTCTGCGCTCCGTGGAAGGTCGAGGGAGTGCCGGACGACTTTTCGTTCGGCGAGATCACCCCGGACTGGGACCGCATGGGTCCGTACGTCGAGAAGGCGATGCAGCGCGTGCCCATCTCGCTCGAGGTCGGTATCCGCAAGTTCTTCTGCGGACCGGAGAGCTTCACGCCGGATCTCTTGCCCGTGGTGGGCGAGGCGCCGGAGCTCCGGAACTACTTCGTTGCCGCCGGGCTGAACTCCATCGGCATCCTGACCGGCGGCGGCCTGGGCCGGGTCGTGGCCCACTGGATCGCGAACGGCCGTCCCGACGTCGACGTCACCGGCATGAACATCGACCGCCTGCACGGCTACCAGGCGAACCCCGAGTACCGGCGCACGCGGACCGTCGAGTCGCTGGGCATGGTCTACCAGTGCCACTATCCGACCCGCTCCATGTTGACCGCCCGGGGCGCGAAGAAGTCCGCCATCTACGATCGGCTCGCGGCGCGCGGCGCCTACTTCCGCGACGTGAGCGGCTGGGAGGGCGCGGACTGGTACGCGCCGGAGGGCGCGGAGCCCAAGGTCGAGAAGCTCTCCTGGGGCCGGCAGAGCTGGTTCGAGTACTGGGCAGCGGAGCACCGCGCCACGCGGGAGGGCGTGATCCTGATGGACATGTCCTTCATGGCGAAGTTCTGGGTCGAGGGCCGCGACGCCGGGCGCTTCCTGAGCTTCCTCTCCGCCAACGACGTGGACGGGCCGAGCGGCCTCATCACCTACACGCAGTGGCTGAACGCCGGCGGCACCCTCGAGGCGGATCTGACCGTCACCAAGCTCGGCGACGAGCGCTACTGGGTGGTGGCCTCGGACACCGCTCATCGTCACGTGCTCACCTGGATGCGCCGCCACGTCCCGGAGGGCGCGCAGACCTTCGTCAGCGACGTGACCTCCGGCTACGCGCAAATCAACGTCCAGGGGCCCCGCTCGCGGGAGCTGATGCAGGCTGTGACGACGGCGGATCTGTCGAACGAGGCGTTCCCGTTCCGCTCGGCCCGCGAGATCGACATCGGCTTCGCCCGCGCGCTTTGCGTGCGCATCACCTACCTGGGCGAGCTGGGCTACGAGCTCTACATCCCCACCGAGCAAGCGACGCACGTCTACGACCGACTGGTCGAGGCGGGGAAGCGCTTGGAGCTACGGCACGCCGGCCTGAAGGCGCTGGCCAGCCTGCGCATGGAGAAGGGCTACCGCGACTACGGCCACGACATCGACAACACCGACTCGGTGCTGGAGGCGGGGCTCGGCTTCGCCGTCGCGCTGGACAAGCCCGGCGGCTTCCTGGGCCGCGAGGCGGTGCTGGCCAAGAAGGCGGAGGGCCCGCTCCGCCGCCGCATCGTGCAGATCCTGGTGACGGACCCCGAGCCGCTGATGTTCCACGCGGAGGTCGTGTTTCGCAGCGGCAAGCCCGTCGGCTACATCCGCGCTGCGTCTTACGGGCACACGCTCGGCGGCGCCGTGGGGCTGGCGATGATCGAGGCGGGGGAGCCGGTCACACAGGCCTACTTGGACGACGGCAAGTGGGAGGTGGACATCGCCGGCAGACTGTACCCGGCCGTCGCCTCGATGAAGCCGCTGTACGACCCGGGAATGAAGCGCGTGAGGGCCTAG